A genomic segment from Sorangium aterium encodes:
- a CDS encoding TlpA family protein disulfide reductase — translation MAEPQPNSGKILYPAVALLIALSALFGLVILPRLAPGVGGMVGAEAPDVTLPVAANGEPGARMQIAELKGQPVILDFWATWCGPCAVQAPILDRIARRYEKKGLVVLGINVDDPPQVASQYAVKKGLSYPILIDDAKEASARYGVDKLPSLVVIDRQGKVAAYLTGVVDEASLSEIIAAAL, via the coding sequence ATGGCCGAACCCCAGCCCAATTCCGGCAAGATTCTCTATCCTGCAGTCGCGTTGCTCATCGCCCTGAGCGCGCTCTTCGGACTTGTGATCCTGCCGCGCCTCGCCCCCGGGGTCGGGGGCATGGTCGGCGCGGAGGCCCCCGACGTGACGCTGCCGGTCGCGGCCAACGGCGAGCCCGGCGCGCGCATGCAGATCGCCGAGCTGAAGGGCCAGCCGGTGATCCTGGACTTCTGGGCCACGTGGTGCGGTCCCTGCGCGGTCCAGGCGCCGATCCTCGACCGGATCGCGCGCCGCTACGAGAAGAAGGGGCTCGTGGTGCTCGGCATCAACGTGGACGACCCGCCCCAGGTGGCCAGCCAGTACGCCGTCAAGAAGGGCCTCTCGTATCCGATCCTCATCGACGACGCGAAGGAGGCCTCGGCTCGTTACGGGGTGGACAAGCTGCCGAGCCTCGTGGTGATCGACCGGCAGGGGAAGGTCGCGGCCTACCTGACGGGCGTCGTCGACGAGGCGAGCCTCTCCGAGATCATCGCGGCCGCCCTCTGA
- a CDS encoding alpha/beta fold hydrolase — protein MELHHTTIHGHDIAFRREGRGPLLVLIHGMAGSSATWRQVIPALARRFTVVAPDLLGHGASAKPRTDYSLGAYASSIRDLMAALGHDRGTLVGHSFGGGVAMQTVYQFPECCERLVLVGSGGLGIEVNALLRALSLPGAELALPIGCRPLSRALLRFVLRPERFLARAALRFLERRGQRPGPVLVEFVNSCSSLADADARRAFVQTLRSVIDRAGQRVSAHDRLYLTAEVPTLIVWGTHDPVIPVTHARDAHASMPGSRLDLFEAVGHYPHCEDPEKFVRVLERFVDTTEPARVSAQRWRELLSRGRAA, from the coding sequence ATGGAGCTGCACCACACCACGATCCACGGGCACGACATCGCCTTCCGCCGGGAAGGCCGGGGCCCGCTCCTGGTGCTCATCCATGGCATGGCCGGGAGCTCGGCGACGTGGCGGCAAGTGATCCCCGCGCTCGCCCGGCGGTTCACCGTCGTCGCGCCGGATCTGCTGGGCCACGGCGCCTCCGCCAAGCCGCGGACCGACTACTCGCTCGGCGCGTATGCGAGCAGCATCCGCGATCTCATGGCGGCGCTCGGACACGACCGCGGCACCCTCGTCGGGCACTCGTTCGGCGGCGGCGTCGCCATGCAGACGGTCTACCAGTTCCCCGAGTGCTGCGAGCGGCTCGTCCTCGTCGGCAGCGGCGGCCTCGGGATCGAGGTGAACGCGCTCCTGCGGGCGCTGAGCCTGCCCGGGGCCGAGCTGGCGCTGCCGATCGGCTGCCGGCCGCTCTCCCGCGCGCTCCTCCGCTTCGTTCTCCGCCCGGAGCGCTTCCTCGCGCGCGCCGCCCTGCGCTTCCTGGAGCGGCGCGGCCAGCGCCCCGGCCCGGTGCTCGTCGAGTTCGTCAACTCCTGTTCGTCGCTCGCGGACGCGGACGCCCGGCGCGCGTTCGTCCAGACCCTGCGCTCGGTGATCGACCGCGCCGGCCAGCGCGTGAGCGCGCACGACCGGCTGTACCTGACGGCGGAGGTGCCGACGCTGATCGTGTGGGGGACCCACGACCCGGTGATCCCCGTCACCCACGCCCGCGACGCGCACGCATCGATGCCGGGCAGCCGCCTCGATCTCTTCGAGGCCGTCGGGCACTACCCGCATTGCGAAGATCCGGAGAAATTCGTGCGAGTGCTCGAGAGGTTCGTGGACACGACGGAGCCGGCGCGGGTCTCCGCGCAGCGGTGGCGCGAGCTCCTCTCGCGCGGGCGCGCGGCGTGA
- a CDS encoding HEAT repeat domain-containing protein yields MLDRPNLSRENPAGPRGRRPPPGPLPAKQAAKWPPDDNDLPGAPPAPAGGGFADDGNFKRGRFSPVSIVVGLVVALGAAGAIWLGVKQDSQKMTVDAVSKEKKNIFVLPKKDQLPLWRKWAAASSELSLQQEALMQLAWADDPEGVTHAQNALALSDHRVKGVAAQVLAYYGSPKADGAKHALLEALKVADESDRPQIVWALVELKEPAAFKDAMDQYRKGFLSKVERLGGGIAFDPEKLAGLVSLEELSKLATDESSSVRQLVATVLSRNAEPKWTSALITLVKDKDVEVAREAANGLGRIGDETARAPLLEALANADKTSRQRFLEALRDGIGGEGLVLALDSVKQDPEETTWFQTKQIMEMLRELADPRAADPLVKWIEARKPPLHWQGEAGTRLAEVGDIRAAKFIGERMLADPLKLYKLEKFWEADEGGHLSRTDLPRVVGARMLADLAVIHADKAAELKAAAEAPVILWLKDRPQPHANGLRFLATVRSEKILKDMRDWAFPTDPLPKEGQQPPFPAAFETAQSALRYIGRMKDEPSYPKLLDQFNRKKDPKLDITQDALQGAGLAMLGMALRAVAYGASQGLAEWGDPRAVERLTKLIEDETWHEEARQAACEAVAWCADDKTMIEVAKKAKEFASKKEPRKQLIGACYASSLALRPVPGAAAELVPLLAADVDPGVRMAIARAIGIGGFDEAVQGQLFEKLKDVEVRNAAALALILGGTSDTAARTIAMYADFDKSALDDLKDHYYRAFGYWSDEDFKRGNLYRYVANAEAITRVKVADAPQEWARQRLQAQFDNLKYDNGPHSETRVVLRYRLYQEAKSGDGAKKKGAIDTLKFMKEKGVLMALRHEQGETGALAKRAFHELMNPKATVAEDLSKFAPAKAGGDDTQ; encoded by the coding sequence ATGCTCGATCGTCCGAATCTTTCACGAGAGAATCCCGCGGGGCCGCGCGGACGGCGCCCGCCGCCGGGGCCCCTTCCGGCCAAGCAGGCGGCCAAGTGGCCCCCCGATGACAACGATCTGCCCGGCGCCCCGCCGGCGCCCGCGGGCGGCGGCTTCGCGGACGACGGCAACTTCAAGCGCGGCCGGTTCAGCCCCGTGTCGATCGTGGTCGGCCTCGTCGTCGCGCTCGGCGCCGCGGGCGCCATCTGGCTCGGCGTCAAGCAGGACAGCCAGAAGATGACGGTCGACGCCGTCTCCAAGGAGAAGAAGAACATCTTCGTCCTGCCCAAGAAGGACCAGCTGCCCCTCTGGCGCAAGTGGGCCGCCGCGAGCTCCGAGCTGTCGCTCCAGCAGGAGGCGCTCATGCAGCTCGCGTGGGCCGACGACCCGGAGGGCGTCACGCACGCGCAGAACGCGCTCGCGCTCTCGGACCACCGCGTGAAGGGCGTCGCCGCGCAGGTGCTCGCGTACTACGGCTCGCCCAAGGCCGACGGCGCCAAGCACGCGCTGCTCGAGGCGCTCAAGGTCGCGGACGAGAGCGACCGGCCCCAGATCGTCTGGGCCCTCGTCGAGCTGAAGGAGCCCGCCGCGTTCAAGGACGCGATGGACCAGTACAGGAAGGGGTTCCTCTCGAAGGTCGAGCGGCTCGGCGGCGGCATCGCCTTCGACCCCGAGAAGCTCGCCGGCCTCGTGTCGCTCGAGGAGCTCTCGAAGCTCGCGACCGACGAGAGCTCGTCGGTGCGGCAGCTGGTCGCGACCGTCCTGTCGCGCAACGCCGAGCCCAAGTGGACGAGCGCGCTCATCACGCTCGTGAAGGACAAGGACGTCGAGGTCGCGCGCGAGGCCGCGAATGGCCTCGGGAGGATCGGCGACGAGACGGCGCGCGCCCCGCTCCTCGAGGCCCTCGCGAACGCCGACAAGACCAGCCGCCAGCGCTTCCTCGAGGCGCTGCGCGACGGCATCGGCGGCGAGGGGCTCGTCCTCGCGCTCGACAGCGTGAAGCAGGATCCCGAGGAGACGACCTGGTTCCAGACGAAGCAGATCATGGAGATGCTGCGCGAGCTCGCCGATCCTCGGGCGGCCGACCCGCTCGTGAAGTGGATCGAGGCCAGGAAGCCGCCGCTGCACTGGCAGGGCGAGGCGGGGACGCGACTCGCCGAGGTCGGCGACATCCGCGCCGCCAAGTTCATCGGCGAGCGGATGCTGGCCGACCCGCTCAAGCTCTACAAGCTCGAGAAGTTCTGGGAGGCGGACGAGGGCGGGCACCTGTCGCGCACCGATCTGCCCCGCGTCGTCGGCGCCCGCATGCTCGCCGATCTCGCCGTGATCCACGCGGACAAGGCCGCCGAGCTCAAGGCCGCGGCCGAGGCCCCGGTCATCCTGTGGCTCAAGGATCGCCCGCAGCCGCACGCGAACGGCCTGCGCTTCCTCGCCACGGTCCGCTCCGAGAAGATCCTGAAGGACATGCGCGACTGGGCCTTCCCGACGGATCCGCTCCCCAAGGAGGGGCAGCAGCCGCCGTTCCCCGCGGCGTTCGAGACCGCGCAGAGCGCGCTCCGGTACATCGGGCGCATGAAGGACGAGCCCTCCTACCCGAAGCTCCTCGATCAGTTCAACCGCAAGAAGGACCCGAAGCTGGACATCACCCAGGACGCGCTCCAGGGCGCCGGGCTCGCGATGCTGGGGATGGCGCTCCGCGCGGTCGCCTACGGCGCGTCGCAGGGGCTCGCCGAGTGGGGCGATCCGCGCGCGGTGGAGAGGCTGACGAAGCTCATCGAGGACGAGACGTGGCACGAGGAGGCCCGCCAGGCCGCCTGCGAGGCCGTCGCCTGGTGCGCCGACGACAAGACGATGATCGAGGTGGCGAAGAAGGCGAAGGAGTTCGCGAGCAAGAAGGAGCCGCGCAAGCAGCTCATCGGCGCCTGCTACGCGTCGTCGCTCGCGCTCCGGCCAGTGCCCGGCGCGGCCGCCGAGCTCGTCCCGCTCCTCGCGGCCGACGTCGACCCCGGGGTGCGCATGGCCATCGCGCGCGCCATCGGCATCGGCGGCTTCGACGAGGCGGTGCAGGGGCAGCTGTTCGAGAAGCTGAAGGACGTCGAGGTCCGGAACGCCGCGGCGCTCGCGCTCATCCTCGGCGGCACGAGCGACACCGCGGCGCGGACGATCGCGATGTACGCCGACTTCGACAAGTCCGCGCTCGACGACCTGAAGGACCACTACTACCGCGCCTTCGGCTACTGGTCGGACGAGGACTTCAAGCGCGGCAACCTCTACCGGTACGTCGCCAACGCCGAGGCGATCACGCGGGTGAAGGTCGCCGACGCGCCGCAGGAGTGGGCGCGGCAGCGGCTCCAGGCCCAGTTCGACAACCTGAAGTACGACAACGGCCCGCACTCGGAGACGCGCGTCGTGCTGCGCTACCGGCTCTACCAGGAGGCCAAGAGCGGCGACGGCGCGAAGAAGAAGGGCGCGATCGACACGCTCAAGTTCATGAAGGAGAAGGGCGTGCTCATGGCGCTGCGGCACGAGCAGGGCGAGACCGGCGCGCTCGCGAAGCGCGCGTTCCACGAGCTCATGAACCCGAAGGCCACCGTGGCCGAGGACCTGAGCAAGTTCGCCCCGGCGAAGGCCGGGGGCGACGACACGCAGTAG
- a CDS encoding formylglycine-generating enzyme family protein, translating into MSRRPRRAAPPVAPPRRRRAPSGPCAVRLAFLCGLAAALLGCDSPPPAAVDAATPGGPERAGAAADAEPAPPDAAAAELSDAAAALAYTPAEPPDAAVELAYTPAELPDAGAAMSYAAAEPDAAAAALDGGSPDAAAEALDGGSPDAAAEALDGGAPDAGLPGSSEGCPGDMVLVEGDYCPVVDQICLKHHKEYEKDQERRATAYNEAEGPTSVSERCLEYRRPTECLSKKRAPMRFCVDRYEWPNRKGELPAVLVSWRQAVKACNGVGKRLCTEDEFNFACEGEEMLPYTYGYVRDATKCNIDRPFRQREVTLYHYERCMRHPKCKAELERLDQRKPAGSMPACVSPFGVYDLNGNINEWVVRPGHKSPERSGLKGGWWGPMRGRCRPTVGFHKEEDYGYEQGFRCCKDAAPR; encoded by the coding sequence ATGAGCCGGCGCCCTCGCCGCGCCGCGCCGCCGGTCGCGCCACCTCGACGGCGCAGGGCCCCGAGCGGGCCCTGCGCGGTCCGCCTCGCGTTCCTCTGCGGCCTCGCTGCGGCGCTCCTCGGCTGCGACAGCCCGCCGCCTGCGGCGGTCGACGCCGCGACACCCGGGGGGCCCGAGCGCGCCGGCGCAGCTGCGGATGCCGAGCCCGCGCCGCCCGACGCCGCTGCGGCAGAGCTGTCGGACGCCGCGGCGGCGCTGGCGTACACCCCGGCAGAGCCGCCGGACGCCGCGGTGGAGCTGGCGTACACCCCGGCGGAGCTGCCGGATGCCGGGGCAGCGATGTCGTACGCTGCGGCGGAGCCGGACGCCGCGGCGGCAGCCCTCGACGGCGGCTCGCCGGACGCCGCAGCGGAAGCCCTCGACGGTGGCTCGCCGGACGCCGCGGCGGAAGCCCTCGACGGCGGCGCTCCGGACGCGGGGCTGCCCGGCAGCTCCGAGGGGTGCCCGGGCGACATGGTCCTCGTCGAAGGCGACTACTGCCCCGTGGTCGACCAGATCTGCCTGAAGCACCACAAGGAGTACGAGAAGGACCAGGAGCGACGGGCGACGGCCTACAACGAGGCCGAGGGCCCGACCAGCGTCAGCGAGCGGTGCCTCGAGTACAGGCGGCCGACCGAGTGTCTCTCGAAGAAGCGCGCGCCGATGCGGTTCTGCGTCGACCGCTACGAGTGGCCCAACAGGAAGGGCGAGCTCCCGGCGGTGCTCGTCTCGTGGCGCCAGGCCGTCAAGGCGTGCAACGGCGTCGGGAAGCGCCTCTGCACGGAGGACGAGTTCAACTTCGCCTGCGAGGGAGAGGAGATGCTCCCGTACACGTACGGCTACGTCCGCGACGCGACCAAGTGCAACATCGATCGGCCCTTTCGCCAGCGCGAGGTCACGCTCTACCACTACGAGCGGTGCATGCGGCACCCCAAGTGCAAGGCGGAGCTCGAGCGGCTCGATCAGCGCAAGCCTGCGGGCTCGATGCCGGCGTGTGTGTCGCCGTTCGGCGTCTACGATCTCAACGGCAACATCAACGAGTGGGTCGTCCGGCCCGGCCACAAGTCGCCGGAGCGGAGCGGGCTGAAGGGCGGCTGGTGGGGCCCCATGCGCGGCCGCTGCCGCCCGACGGTGGGGTTCCACAAGGAAGAGGACTACGGCTACGAGCAAGGGTTTCGTTGCTGCAAGGATGCGGCTCCGCGGTGA
- a CDS encoding M20/M25/M40 family metallo-hydrolase, whose protein sequence is MVSAWRAAAPLSSRAWGLRRGLAAGLLAAVAACAPPAAPPRQPAAPPASKPAAPAPAAPASIDLDPAAEARIAADVAYLASPELAGRGTGEPGADLAAEFIARRFAELKLSPLGGPGSDAKAYRQVFDARVGADVAPAALAVQRAGRKQSVEAGKLVTADGSASGTVSGAAVLVGHGVTAPALSWDDYAGREIEGKIAIVLDGVPTLDGGSGGAAHAGAHGGAAPAGPHGGAAHAGAAHGGAAPDDPHHPARPADALRDFGSVRYKLRTAREHKAAGVILVAAGDELPRVPDDAASMGIPAVVITRSAARALFPAAGLAPPVKPAGAAPEKQAAVKPAATKAVAPKPLDGTTVEITTKVTARMAPASNVIGLLSAKDGSPHAGEYVVIGAHYDHLGYGGTSFSRAPGVHAVHPGADDNASGTAMLLEVARRFASFPERPARNLLFIAFGAEELGTIGSRHFVDHPPAPLAGMKPVVAMINADMVGRMRDDKLLVDGLGTSPDWQPIVDDAARGLGLTLQFGVEGFGASDHASFTASRVPIAFLFTGVHEDYHRPSDTADKINAAGVSRCSVLAARMALALSRRDARLAFTDPPADPHRSMRGGFRASLGTMPDYAYQGPGVKLTGVRPDAPASRAGMQAGDVIVRIGAHAVTNIHDFMFALGDLEPGREVEIEVDRGGTRVPLKVIPAPGR, encoded by the coding sequence GTGGTGAGCGCCTGGCGCGCCGCGGCCCCGCTGTCGTCCCGCGCATGGGGTCTTCGCCGCGGCCTCGCCGCCGGCCTCCTCGCCGCGGTCGCCGCGTGCGCTCCGCCGGCAGCGCCGCCTCGCCAGCCTGCCGCGCCGCCGGCCTCGAAGCCTGCCGCGCCGGCGCCCGCCGCGCCGGCCTCGATCGATCTCGATCCCGCCGCGGAGGCGCGGATCGCGGCGGACGTCGCGTACCTCGCGTCGCCCGAGCTCGCGGGGCGCGGGACCGGCGAGCCCGGCGCCGATCTGGCGGCCGAGTTCATCGCGCGCCGGTTCGCCGAGCTCAAGCTCTCGCCGCTGGGCGGGCCGGGGAGCGACGCGAAGGCGTACCGCCAGGTGTTCGACGCGCGGGTCGGCGCCGACGTGGCGCCCGCGGCCCTCGCGGTGCAGCGCGCGGGCCGGAAGCAGAGCGTCGAGGCCGGCAAGCTGGTCACGGCCGACGGGAGCGCGAGCGGGACGGTGTCCGGGGCCGCGGTGCTCGTCGGCCATGGAGTGACCGCGCCGGCGCTCTCCTGGGACGACTACGCCGGCCGGGAGATCGAGGGGAAGATCGCGATCGTGCTCGACGGCGTGCCCACGCTGGACGGCGGCTCGGGTGGAGCGGCGCACGCCGGCGCGCACGGCGGCGCTGCGCCCGCGGGTCCGCACGGGGGTGCAGCTCATGCCGGTGCAGCGCATGGCGGCGCTGCGCCCGACGATCCTCATCATCCTGCGCGGCCGGCGGACGCGCTCCGCGACTTCGGCAGCGTCCGTTACAAGCTCCGCACCGCCCGCGAGCACAAGGCCGCCGGGGTGATCCTTGTCGCGGCGGGCGACGAGCTCCCGCGGGTGCCGGACGACGCGGCGAGCATGGGCATCCCGGCCGTGGTGATCACGCGCTCCGCGGCCCGCGCGCTCTTCCCGGCGGCCGGGCTCGCGCCGCCGGTGAAGCCCGCAGGCGCGGCCCCGGAGAAGCAGGCGGCCGTGAAGCCGGCCGCGACCAAGGCGGTCGCGCCGAAGCCGCTCGACGGCACGACCGTCGAGATCACGACCAAGGTCACCGCGCGGATGGCGCCGGCGTCGAACGTGATCGGCCTGCTCTCGGCGAAGGACGGCTCGCCGCACGCCGGTGAGTACGTCGTCATCGGCGCCCACTACGATCACCTCGGCTACGGGGGCACGTCGTTCTCGCGCGCGCCGGGCGTGCACGCGGTCCACCCGGGCGCCGACGACAACGCCTCGGGGACCGCGATGCTCCTGGAGGTGGCGCGGCGGTTCGCCTCATTCCCCGAGCGGCCGGCGCGGAACCTCCTGTTCATCGCGTTCGGCGCCGAGGAGCTCGGCACCATCGGCTCGCGCCACTTCGTCGATCACCCGCCGGCCCCGCTCGCGGGGATGAAGCCGGTCGTGGCCATGATCAACGCCGACATGGTCGGCCGGATGCGGGACGACAAGCTCCTCGTCGACGGCCTGGGGACCTCGCCCGACTGGCAGCCGATCGTGGACGACGCCGCCCGCGGGCTCGGCCTCACGCTCCAGTTCGGCGTCGAGGGCTTCGGCGCGAGCGATCACGCGTCGTTCACGGCGTCGCGCGTCCCGATCGCCTTCCTGTTCACGGGCGTCCACGAGGACTACCACCGGCCGAGCGACACGGCGGACAAGATCAACGCCGCGGGCGTCTCGCGGTGCTCGGTGCTCGCGGCGCGGATGGCGCTCGCCCTGTCGCGGCGCGACGCGCGGCTCGCCTTCACCGACCCGCCCGCCGACCCGCACCGCAGCATGCGCGGCGGCTTCCGCGCGTCGCTCGGCACGATGCCGGACTACGCGTACCAGGGGCCCGGCGTGAAGCTCACGGGCGTGCGGCCCGACGCGCCGGCCTCCCGCGCCGGCATGCAGGCGGGGGACGTGATCGTGCGCATCGGCGCCCACGCCGTCACCAACATCCACGACTTCATGTTCGCGCTCGGCGATCTCGAGCCGGGCCGCGAGGTCGAGATCGAGGTGGATCGCGGCGGGACCCGGGTGCCGCTCAAGGTCATCCCCGCTCCCGGCCGATGA
- a CDS encoding YihY/virulence factor BrkB family protein, producing the protein MRRPHILKLAGWKRRFSRAGAWSKDVLVCLDRTRVLGLAAETAFWLFLSLVPLAAVAGLLAGRFSTSNWSAVVQLLSPLPAAARQLVSAELINLATWNEGSVGVGTTTVFIWLASSGVHSIFDSLEIGTGISRPWWKKRLLAIGMCIVLPVAVALLASLGPALQGAMGGLGRWIPPLRATEAPTLASRLLRFCVSAGIVLAYVCALYRVGIPPRARRGVPILPGALLAVALEILFGFAYAFYIAKAGDGGAYLAGLAVIGVTMIGLYLFTAALLVGAVVNRKLARGVEPCPGAAARSRMDD; encoded by the coding sequence ATGCGTCGGCCGCACATCTTGAAGCTGGCGGGATGGAAGCGGCGGTTTTCACGCGCCGGCGCCTGGTCGAAGGACGTGCTCGTCTGCCTGGATCGCACGAGGGTCCTCGGCCTCGCCGCCGAGACGGCGTTCTGGCTATTTCTCTCGCTCGTGCCGCTCGCCGCTGTCGCGGGTCTCCTTGCCGGGCGCTTCTCGACGAGCAACTGGAGCGCGGTCGTGCAGCTGTTGAGCCCGCTCCCGGCAGCGGCCCGCCAGCTCGTCAGCGCCGAGCTGATCAACCTCGCCACCTGGAACGAGGGTTCGGTGGGCGTCGGGACCACAACGGTCTTCATCTGGCTCGCCTCGAGCGGCGTGCACTCGATCTTCGACTCCCTCGAGATCGGGACCGGGATCTCGCGTCCCTGGTGGAAGAAGCGCCTGCTCGCCATCGGCATGTGCATCGTCCTGCCGGTCGCGGTTGCTCTCCTCGCGTCCCTGGGCCCCGCGCTCCAAGGCGCGATGGGTGGGCTCGGGCGGTGGATCCCGCCGCTGCGGGCGACCGAAGCCCCGACCCTGGCGAGCCGCCTTCTCCGCTTCTGCGTCAGCGCGGGGATCGTCCTCGCGTACGTCTGTGCCCTGTACCGGGTCGGCATCCCGCCCCGGGCCCGGCGTGGCGTGCCGATCCTCCCCGGTGCGCTGCTCGCCGTCGCGCTCGAGATCCTGTTCGGCTTCGCCTATGCGTTCTACATCGCCAAAGCGGGAGATGGCGGCGCCTACCTGGCGGGGCTCGCGGTGATCGGCGTGACCATGATCGGCCTGTACTTGTTCACGGCAGCGCTCCTCGTGGGGGCGGTGGTGAACCGGAAGCTTGCGC